In Drosophila nasuta strain 15112-1781.00 chromosome 2R, ASM2355853v1, whole genome shotgun sequence, a single genomic region encodes these proteins:
- the LOC132787780 gene encoding FERM, ARHGEF and pleckstrin domain-containing protein 2 isoform X4, whose product MSLADMGTATRSVGGGVGGGSRHYDLSNPNGGGVSGSGLPGGRMTHSLSTPSGVDGTPSTPRHRGGKKLTVRIQMLDDSVTMFQVQAKALGRVLFEQVCRQLNLLEADYFGLEYQEISTHTKYWLDLEKPMNRQVGLSLIDPVLRFCIKFYTPDPAQLEEEYTRYLFCLQIKRDLATGSLQCNDNTAALMASYIVQASCGDYVPEDYPDHTYLSSYRFVPHQDATMQRKIMENHKKHFGQSPAEADLNLLETARRCELYGMKMHPAKDVEGVPLNLAVAHMGLTVFQNITRINTFSWAKIRKISFKRKRFLVKLHPEGYGYYKDTVEFFFEGRNECKNFWKKCVENHGFFRCTTVQSTPRRKTRVLSRGSSFRYSGRTQKQIIEFVRENYVKRQTFQSGMGLSQSMQRLDDPFSDEEGSGYLGSPTRQSYRPHAFSSHSSPGGDLSDEELCSGIANLSGGSGMLGGTATPLGSGYGPNEFEPLGFTTGSAIVDFAQPQQPTAARSRSGSCASKRSQFRSEPLVPLIQQQHASSSLSGIPSVCPCVAAAHQHQQQSHSQQHYQHQHSGSFGGSQQLHGVGGAGGGASGTCGFGGGGAYGGGGGISRGGSGFGLDSIYHQSGDYGGSLTGLGHGHVQCPSSAASVTGVPIANCHPSPL is encoded by the exons ATGTCACTGGCCGACATGGGCACAGCAACGCGATCCGTTGGCGGTGGGGTCGGTGGAGGATCACGTCATTATGATCTCAGCAACCCCAATGGCGGAGGAGTTTCCGGCAGTGGACTGCCTGGCGGACGCATGACCCATTCCCTGAGCACACCCAGCGGGGTCGATGGCACACCGTCAACGCCAAGACATCGCGGTGGCAAGAAGCTCACTGTGCGCATACAAATGCTGGATGATTCGGTTACAATGTTTCAAGTTCAG GCCAAAGCTTTGGGTCGAGTACTTTTCGAGCAAGTTTGCCGCCAGCTAAACTTGCTAGAAGCGGACTATTTTGGCTTGGAATATCAGGAAATATCCACACATACCAAATACTGGCTCGATCTGGAAAAGCCAATGAATCGTCAAGTGGGTCTATCACTCATCGATCCAGTGCTGCGATTCTGCATCAAATTTTATACCCCCGATCCTGCTCAACTGGAGGAGGAGTATACAAG ATATCTATTCTGTTTGCAAATCAAACGCGACCTAGCTACGGGCAGCTTGCAATGCAATGATAATACAGCGGCGCTTATGGCCAGCTACATTGTGCAGGCATCGTGTGGAGACTATGTGCCCGAGGATTATCCTGATCATACATATTTATCGTCGTATCGATTTGTGCCCCACCAGGATGCCACAATGCAACGAAAGATAATGGAAAATCACAAGAAGCACTT TGGTCAATCGCCGGCCGAGGCCGATCTTAATCTACTAGAGACAGCACGTCGCTGTGAGCTTTATGGCATGAAAATGCATCCCGCCAAGGATGTAGAGGGTGTTCCACTAAATCTAGCTGTGGCTCATATGGGTCTTACCGTGTTTCAGAATATAACTCGCATTAATACCTTTTCCTGGGCCAAAATTcgcaaaatttcatttaaacgAAAACGTTTTCTTGTCAAACTGCACCCCGAAGGCTAC gGCTACTACAAGGACACAGTTGAGTTCTTTTTTGAGGGACGCAATGAGTGCAAGAATTTCTGGAAGAAGTGTGTTGAAAATCACGGATTCTTCCGGTGCACAACAGTTCAGAGTACACCCAGGCGTAAGACCCGCGTCCTTTCCCGTGGAAGTTCGTTCCG TTACAGTGGAAGAACGCAAAAACAGATCATTGAATTTGTTCGCGAAAATTATGTAAAGCGTCAAACCTTCCAAAG CGGCATGGGATTATCGCAATCAATGCAACGACTCGATGACCCCTTCTCTGACGAAGAAGGCAGCGGATACCTTGGATCGCCGACGCGACAATCCTACAGACCACATGCGTTCTCAA GTCACAGCAGCCCAGGTGGAGATCTATCAGACGAAGAATTATGCAGCGGAATCGCCAACCTCTCCGGAGGAAGCGGCATGCTCGGCGGAACGGCAACACCACTCGGCAGCGGGTATGGACCAAATGAATTCGAACCGCTCGGTTTCACCACAGGGTCCGCAATCGTGGACTTCGCCCAGCCACAGCAGCCAACTGCAGCGCGCTCCCGATCAGGCTCGTGTGCATCCAAGCGATCGCAATTTAG GTCTGAGCCACTTGTCCCACTtatacagcagcagcacgccTCGTCGAGTCTCAGTGGGATCCCAAGCGTATGTCCCTGCGTCGCCGCAGctcatcagcatcaacaacaatcacaCTCACAACAACACTACCAACACCAGCACAGTGGGTCTTTCGGTGGATCTCAGCAGCTCCATGGAGTtggaggagcaggaggaggagctTCTGGAACCTGCGGAtttggaggaggaggagcctatgggggaggaggaggaattAGTCGAGGAGGAAGCGGATTCGGACTTGACAGCATCTACCATCAATCGGGAGACTATGGCGGCAGTCTCACCGGTCTCGGCCATGGTCATGTCCAATGCCCGTCGTCAGCCGCTTCGGTCACAGGAGTCCCAATCGCAAACTGTCACCCCAGTCCATTATAG
- the LOC132787780 gene encoding FERM, ARHGEF and pleckstrin domain-containing protein 1 isoform X5 has product MSLADMGTATRSVGGGVGGGSRHYDLSNPNGGGVSGSGLPGGRMTHSLSTPSGVDGTPSTPRHRGGKKLTVRIQMLDDSVTMFQVQAKALGRVLFEQVCRQLNLLEADYFGLEYQEISTHTKYWLDLEKPMNRQVGLSLIDPVLRFCIKFYTPDPAQLEEEYTRYLFCLQIKRDLATGSLQCNDNTAALMASYIVQASCGDYVPEDYPDHTYLSSYRFVPHQDATMQRKIMENHKKHFGQSPAEADLNLLETARRCELYGMKMHPAKDVEGVPLNLAVAHMGLTVFQNITRINTFSWAKIRKISFKRKRFLVKLHPEGYGYYKDTVEFFFEGRNECKNFWKKCVENHGFFRCTTVQSTPRRKTRVLSRGSSFRYSGRTQKQIIEFVRENYVKRQTFQSGMGLSQSMQRLDDPFSDEEGSGYLGSPTRQSYRPHAFSSHSSPGGDLSDEELCSGIANLSGGSGMLGGTATPLGSGYGPNEFEPLGFTTGSAIVDFAQPQQPTAARSRSGSCASKRSQFRCLSRHQRQHVTG; this is encoded by the exons ATGTCACTGGCCGACATGGGCACAGCAACGCGATCCGTTGGCGGTGGGGTCGGTGGAGGATCACGTCATTATGATCTCAGCAACCCCAATGGCGGAGGAGTTTCCGGCAGTGGACTGCCTGGCGGACGCATGACCCATTCCCTGAGCACACCCAGCGGGGTCGATGGCACACCGTCAACGCCAAGACATCGCGGTGGCAAGAAGCTCACTGTGCGCATACAAATGCTGGATGATTCGGTTACAATGTTTCAAGTTCAG GCCAAAGCTTTGGGTCGAGTACTTTTCGAGCAAGTTTGCCGCCAGCTAAACTTGCTAGAAGCGGACTATTTTGGCTTGGAATATCAGGAAATATCCACACATACCAAATACTGGCTCGATCTGGAAAAGCCAATGAATCGTCAAGTGGGTCTATCACTCATCGATCCAGTGCTGCGATTCTGCATCAAATTTTATACCCCCGATCCTGCTCAACTGGAGGAGGAGTATACAAG ATATCTATTCTGTTTGCAAATCAAACGCGACCTAGCTACGGGCAGCTTGCAATGCAATGATAATACAGCGGCGCTTATGGCCAGCTACATTGTGCAGGCATCGTGTGGAGACTATGTGCCCGAGGATTATCCTGATCATACATATTTATCGTCGTATCGATTTGTGCCCCACCAGGATGCCACAATGCAACGAAAGATAATGGAAAATCACAAGAAGCACTT TGGTCAATCGCCGGCCGAGGCCGATCTTAATCTACTAGAGACAGCACGTCGCTGTGAGCTTTATGGCATGAAAATGCATCCCGCCAAGGATGTAGAGGGTGTTCCACTAAATCTAGCTGTGGCTCATATGGGTCTTACCGTGTTTCAGAATATAACTCGCATTAATACCTTTTCCTGGGCCAAAATTcgcaaaatttcatttaaacgAAAACGTTTTCTTGTCAAACTGCACCCCGAAGGCTAC gGCTACTACAAGGACACAGTTGAGTTCTTTTTTGAGGGACGCAATGAGTGCAAGAATTTCTGGAAGAAGTGTGTTGAAAATCACGGATTCTTCCGGTGCACAACAGTTCAGAGTACACCCAGGCGTAAGACCCGCGTCCTTTCCCGTGGAAGTTCGTTCCG TTACAGTGGAAGAACGCAAAAACAGATCATTGAATTTGTTCGCGAAAATTATGTAAAGCGTCAAACCTTCCAAAG CGGCATGGGATTATCGCAATCAATGCAACGACTCGATGACCCCTTCTCTGACGAAGAAGGCAGCGGATACCTTGGATCGCCGACGCGACAATCCTACAGACCACATGCGTTCTCAA GTCACAGCAGCCCAGGTGGAGATCTATCAGACGAAGAATTATGCAGCGGAATCGCCAACCTCTCCGGAGGAAGCGGCATGCTCGGCGGAACGGCAACACCACTCGGCAGCGGGTATGGACCAAATGAATTCGAACCGCTCGGTTTCACCACAGGGTCCGCAATCGTGGACTTCGCCCAGCCACAGCAGCCAACTGCAGCGCGCTCCCGATCAGGCTCGTGTGCATCCAAGCGATCGCAATTTAG